One Labrus mixtus chromosome 12, fLabMix1.1, whole genome shotgun sequence DNA segment encodes these proteins:
- the nkx2.2b gene encoding NK2 homeobox 2b — MSFGTSNKTGFSVRDILDLPNPAGRCGAGSGTEETEEDDTEEASAEVSGSENAPPVFGFNGGSYGRWSRGSGNLHFSLHSLTLNSRPEPKSPELSTDESPDAAGAAAQETRGRKRRVLFSKAQTFELERRFRQQRYLSAPEREHLAGLIRLTPNQVKIWFQNHRYKMKRARVEHSLEALQLLPARRVAIPVLMRDGKPCDRITAQDLEVTLRSGLSLPLCAYSPLLHPAYGPEHPGLPQQHPGVQQLAHMYHWSW; from the exons ATGTCTTTTGGCACCAGCAACAAAACGGGCTTTTCCGTGCGGGACATCCTGGATCTCCCGAACCCCGCAGGGAGATGCGGCGCCGGCTCCGGCACcgaggagacggaggaggacGACACCGAGGAGGCCTCCGCGGAGGTCTCAGGCTCTGAAAACGCGCCGCCCGTGTTCGGATTTAACGGAGGAAGCTACGGCAGGTGGAGCCGCGGATCCGGTAACCTGCACTTCTCAT tacaCAGTCTTACCTTAAACTCCCGTCCGGAGCCCAAATCTCCGGAGCTCTCCACGGATGAGTCCCCGGACGCTGCTGGGGCCGCCGCGCAGGAGACGCGCGGCAGGAAGCGACGCGTCCTCTTCTCCAAAGCGCAGACCTTCGAGCTGGAGCGTCGCTTCCGGCAGCAGCGTTACCTGTCCGCCCCGGAGAGGGAGCACCTGGCCGGGCTTATCCGTCTCACCCCGAACCAGGTGAAGATCTGGTTCCAGAACCACCGGTACAAGATGAAGCGGGCCCGCGTGGAGCACAGCCTGGAGGCGCTGCAGCTGCTGCCGGCCCGCCGCGTCGCCATCCCGGTGCTGATGCGGGACGGGAAGCCCTGCGACCGGATCACGGCGCAGGACCTGGAGGTGACGCTGAGGTCCGGGCTCAGCCTGCCTCTGTGCGCCTACTCCCCGCTGCTGCACCCCGCATACGGCCCGGAGCATCCCGGCCTGCCGCAGCAGCACCCAGGGGTGCAGCAGCTGGCGCACATGTACCACTGGAGCTGGTGA
- the pax1b gene encoding paired box protein Pax-1, which produces RLVFILCIDTCPGLICAEQSYGEVNQSYGEVNQLGGLFVNGRPLPHALRLRIVELAQLGMRPCDVSRQLRVSHGCVSKILARYHDTGSVLPGAIGGSKPRVTTPAVVRSIRDYKQGDPGIFAWEIRDRLLVDGVCDKFNVPSVSSISRILRNKIGAFSQQHEGKQGPGPVQYGPVYSYSSYAGAAGTHTGTTAAGHAGLPRTWTNILGIRALMEPTALSGCDGHAAKMEDWTSMTSMRAIPSGFNILEKTGEQELKYTHQSASSLPSYVSACAYSPANQYGLYGAPAANYMSTGPRWQPQSSSITPSITPSMSPSMSPSLTQSPSPLEAADFQPAPPFKLPQSHDERKPQTHVYRRHHAAHRLSPAS; this is translated from the exons CGTTTGGTTTTCATACTTTGTATTGACACTTGTCCCGGGTTAATCTGTGCAGAGCAGAGCTACGGGGAGGTGAACCAGAGCTACGGGGAGGTGAACCAGCTCGGCGGCCTCTTCGTTAACGGCCGCCCGCTGCCTCACGCGCTCCGGCTGCGGATCGTGGAGCTCGCGCAGCTCGGCATGCGGCCCTGTGACGTCAGCCGACAGCTGCGCGTGTCTCACGGCTGCGTTTCCAAGATCCTGGCCCGGTACCACGACACCGGCTCCGTCCTGCCCGGAGCCATCGGAGGCAGCAAGCCCCGGGTCACCACCCCCGCCGTGGTCCGCAGCATCCGGGACTACAAGCAGGGAGACCCGGGCATCTTCGCCTGGGAGATCCGGGACCGGCTGCTGGTCGACGGCGTGTGTGACAAGTTCAACGTCCCGTCTGTGAGCTCCATCAGCCGGATCCTCAGGAACAAGATCGGGGCCTTTTCTCAGCAGCATGAGGGCAAACAAGGCCCGGGGCCGGTCCAGTACGGACCCGTTTACTCGTACTCCTCCTATGCGGGGGCAGCAGGGACTCACACCGGGACTACCGCAGCAGGGCATGCGGGACTACCCCGGACCTGGACCAACATCCTGGGTATCAGAGCCCTCATGGAGCCGACAG CTCTGTCTGGATGTGACGGACATGCAGCCAAAATGGAGGACTGGACCAGTATGACCAGTATGAGAGCGATTCCCTCTGGATTTAACATACTGGAGAAAACCGGCGAGCAagagctgaaatacacacatcag tCTGCGTCCAGTCTGCCCAGTTATGTCTCAGCGTGTGCGTATTCTCCAGCTAACCAGTACGGCCTGTATGGAGCTCCAGCAGCAAACTACATGAGCACTGGACCCCGCTGGCAGCCTCAGTCCTCCAGTATAACTCCCAGTATAACTCCCAGTATGAGTCCCAGTATGAGTCCCAGTCTGACTCAGAGTCCGTCTCCACTGGAAGCTGCAGATTTCCAACCTGCACCACCTTTTAAACTCCCACAGAGCCACG acgaAAGGAAACCTCAGACACACGTGTACAGACGTCACCATGCTGCTCACAGATTATCTCCAGCGTCGTGA
- the LOC132984617 gene encoding tripartite motif-containing protein 16-like, with translation MVPSPLDLQFEDGCNQQHLHSHMHRHMLCRSEVKLVFSYEEVNLRQSLLPRGEMAQKGVQLDRETFSCSICLDLLKDPVTLTCGHSYCMKCIKSHWDTEDEKTVYSCPQCRQTFTARPDLRKNTMLADLVEELKKSGLKAAPADHCYAGSEDVACDVCTGRKLKACKSCLFCLISFCEKHLQPHYEIPAYAKHKLVEPSKKLQENVCSRHDEVMKIFCRTDQQSICYLCLMDEHKGHDTVSAAAERSEKQRELEVSRQNIQQRIQDREKDVKLLQQEVEAINGSADKTVGNSEKMFTELIRLMEKRRSDVKQQVRSQQQTEVSRVRELQEKLEQEITELKRRDAEMKKLSHTQDHNQFLHDYPLLSPLSESKHSSSIKIRPLRFFEDVTAAVTEVRDKLQDVLREKWTNISQTVTEVDVLLSEPEPKTRAEFLKYSCDITLDPNTAHTELLLSDGNRKVTFTGQTHPYSSHPDRFTAWCQVLSKESLSGRCYWEIEKRGIVSVAVTYKNISRAGGSIECVFGFNDKSWALYCNNNRYIFYYNNVITPVSGPQSSRVGVYLDHRAGILSFYSISETMTLLHRVQTTFTQPLHAGLRFYCVGDSAELCKLK, from the coding sequence ATGGTTCCCTCCCCTTTAGATCTACAGTTTGAGGATGGGTGTAACCAACAACACCTGCACagtcacatgcacagacacatgctTTGTAGATCAGAGGTGAAACTTGTTTTCAGTTATGAGGAAGTGAATCTCAGACAGTCGTTGTTaccgagaggagaaatggcgcAGAAAGGAGTTCAGCTGGACCGGGAAACCTTCTCTTGTTCGatctgtctggatctcctgAAGGATCCGGTGACTCTTACCTGTGGACACAGTTACTGcatgaaatgtattaaaagccactgggatacagaggatgagaagacagtctacagctgccctcagtgtagACAGACCTTCACAGCGAGGCCTGACCTGAGGAAAAACACCATGTTGGCAGatttagtggaggagctgaagaagtcTGGACTcaaagctgctcctgctgatcactgctatgctggatctgaagatgtggcctgtgatgtctgcaccgggagaaaactgaaagcctgtaagtccTGTCTCTTCTGTTTGATCTCATTTTGTGAGAAACACCTCCAGCCTCATTATGAAATACCTGCCTATGCAaaacacaagctggtggagccctccaagaagctccaggagaacgtctgctctcgtcatgatgaggtgatgaagatattctgtcgtactgatcagcagtctatctgttatctctgtttaatggatgaacacaaaggtcatgacacagtctcagctgcagcagaaaggagcgagaagcagagagagctggaggtgagtcgacaaaacatccagcagagaatccaggacagagagaaagatgtgaagctgctccaacaggaggtggaggctatcaatggctccgctgataaaacagtggggaacagtgagaagatgttcactgagctgatccgtctcatggagaaaagacgctctgatgtgaagcagcaggtcagatcccagcagcaaactgaagtgagtcgagtcagagagcttcaggagaagctggagcaggagatcactgagctgaagaggagagacgctgagatgaagaagctgtcacacacacaggaccacaaccagtttctacacgactaccccttactgtcaccactcagtgaatctaaacactcatccagcatcaagatccgtcctctgaggttCTTTGAGGACGTGACAGCAGCTGTGacagaagtcagagataaactacaggacgtcctgagagagaaatggactaacatctcacagacagtgactgaagtggatgttttactgtcagaaCCAGAacccaagaccagagctgagttcttaaaatattcatgtgacatcacactggatccaaacacagcacacacagagctgttattatctgatgggaacagaaaagtaacatttACAGGTCAGACCCATCcttattctagtcacccagacagattcactgcATGGTGTCAggtcctgagtaaagagagtctgaGTGGACGTTGTTACTGGGAGATAGAGAAGAGAGGAATAGTTTCTGTAGCAGtcacatacaagaatatcagcagagcaggggGTTCGATTGAGTGTGTATTTGGATTTAATGACAAATCTTGGGCGTTATAttgtaacaacaacagataTATCTTTTATTACAACAATGTCATcactcctgtctcaggtcctcagtcctccagagtaggagtgtacctggatcacagagcaggtattctgtccttctacagcatctctgaaaccatgactctcctccacagagtccagaccacattcactcagcctctacatgctggactcAGGTTTTATTGTGTTGGAGactctgctgagttgtgtaaactgaaatag